Proteins from one Bos indicus x Bos taurus breed Angus x Brahman F1 hybrid chromosome 19, Bos_hybrid_MaternalHap_v2.0, whole genome shotgun sequence genomic window:
- the LOC113878586 gene encoding keratin, high-sulfur matrix protein, IIIA3-like, translated as MTVSCCGPTFSSFSCGRGCLQPCCYRDPCCCRPVSCQTTVSRPVTCVPRCTRPICEPCRRPVCCDPCSLQEGCCRPITCCPTSCQAVVCRPCCWATTCCQPISVQSPCCRPTCCRPAPCRTTCRTFRTSPFSAE; from the coding sequence ATGACCGTCTCCTGCTGCGgccccaccttctcctccttcagcTGTGGCAGAGGCTGCCTCCAGCCCTGCTGCTACCGCGACCCCTGCTGCTGCCGCCCAGTGTCCTGCCAGACCACCGTGAGCCGCCCCGTGACCTGCGTGCCCCGCTGCACGCGCCCCATCTGCGAGCCCTGCCGCCGCCCGGTCTGCTGTGACCCCTGCAGCCTGCAGGAGGGCTGCTGCCGCCCCATCACCTGCTGCCCCACGTCCTGCCAGGCCGTGGTCTGCCGCCCCTGCTGCTGGGCCACCACGTGCTGCCAGCCCATCTCTGTGCAGTCCCCGTGCTGCCGGCCCACCTGCTGCCGGCCCGCCCCCTGCCGCACCACCTGCCGCACCTTCAGGACCTCCCCCTTTTCTGCTGAGTAG
- the LOC113878562 gene encoding keratin, high-sulfur matrix protein, IIIA3, which yields MTVSCCGPTFSSSSCGGGCLQPCCYRDPCCCRPVSCQTTVSRPVTCVPRCTRPICEPCRRPVCCDPCSLQEGCCRPITCCPTSCQAVVCRPCCWATTCCQPISVQSPCCRPTCCRPAPCRTTCRTFRTSPCC from the coding sequence ATGACCGTCTCCTGCTGCGgccccaccttctcctcctccagctgTGGCGGAGGCTGCCTCCAGCCCTGCTGCTACCGTGACCCCTGCTGCTGCCGCCCAGTGTCCTGCCAGACCACCGTGAGCCGCCCCGTGACCTGCGTGCCCCGCTGCACGCGCCCCATCTGCGAGCCCTGCCGCCGCCCGGTCTGCTGCGACCCCTGCAGCCTGCAGGAGGGCTGCTGCCGCCCCATCACCTGCTGCCCCACGTCCTGCCAGGCCGTGGTCTGCCGCCCCTGCTGCTGGGCCACCACGTGCTGCCAGCCCATCTCTGTGCAGTCCCCGTGCTGCCGGCCCACCTGCTGCCGGCCCGCCCCCTGCCGCACCACCTGCCGCACCTTCAGGACCTCCCCCTGCTGCTGA
- the LOC113878328 gene encoding keratin-associated protein 9-1-like produces MVSSCCGSVCSDQSCGRSLCQETCCRPTCCRTTCCRTTCCRPSCGVSSCCRLVCCQPTCPRPTCCISSCYRPSCCGSSCCRPTCCISSCCRPQCCQPVCCQPTCSRPTCCISSCCRPSCCVSSCGSSCCRPRCCQSVCCQPTCSRISSCCRPSCCGSSCCLRPVCGRVSCHTTCYRPTCVISTCPRPKLTFLETHLEPPPSDTMVSSCCGSVCSDQSCGRSLCLETCCRPSCCQTTCCRTTCCRPSCGVSSCCRPVCCQPTCPRPTCCISSCYRPSCCVSSCGSSSCRPTCCISSCCRPQCCQPVCCQPTCPRPTCCISSCYRPSCCGSSCGSSSCRPTCCISSCCRPRCCQPVCCQPTCPRPTCCISSCCRPSCCGSSCGSNCCRPACCISSCCRPRCCLRPVCGRVSCHTTCYRPTCVISTCPRPVCCPSSCC; encoded by the exons ATGGTCAGCTCCTGTTGTGGCTCTGTCTGCTCTGACCAGAGCTGTGGCCGAAGTCTCTGCCAGGAGACCTGCTGCCGCCCCACCTGCTGCAGGACCACCTGCTGCAGGACCACCTGCTGCCGCCCCAGCTGTGGTGTGTCCAGCTGCTGCCGCCTGGTCTgctgccagcccacctgccctCGCCCCACCTGCTGCATCTCTAGCTGCTACCGCCCCTCCTGCTGTGGTTCCAGCTGCTGCAGGCCTACCTGCTGCATCTCCAGCTGCTGCAGGCCCCAGTGCTGCCAGCCTGTGTGCTGCCAGCCCACCTGCTCTCGCCCCACCTGCTGCATCTCTAGCTGCTGCCGCCCCTCCTGCTGTGTTTCCAGCTGTGGTTCCAGCTGCTGCAGGCCCCGGTGCTGCCAGTCTGTGTGCTGCCAGCCCACCTGCTCCCGCATCTCCAGCTGCTGCCGCCCCTCTTGCTGTGGCTCCAGCTGCTGCCTGCGCCCAGTGTGTGGCCGGGTCTCCTGCCACACCACTTGCTATCGCCCCACCTGTGtcatctccacctgcccccgCCCC AAACTCACTTTCCTGGAAACTCACCTAGAACCTCCACCCTCTGACACCATGGTCAGCTCCTGTTGTGGCTCCGTCTGCTCTGACCAGAGCTGTGGCCGAAGTCTCTGCCTGGAGACCTGCTGCCGCCCTAGCTGCTGCCAGACCACCTGCTGCAGGACCACCTGCTGCCGCCCCAGCTGTGGTGTGTCCAGCTGCTGCCGCCCGGTCTgctgccagcccacctgccctCGCCCCACCTGCTGCATCTCTAGCTGCTACCGCCCCTCCTGCTGTGTTTCCAGCTGTGGTTCCAGCTCCTGCAGGCCTACCTGCTGCATCTCCAGCTGCTGCAGGCCCCAGTGCTGCCAGCCTGTGTgctgccagcccacctgccctCGCCCCACCTGCTGCATCTCTAGCTGCTACCGCCCCTCCTGCTGTGGGTCCAGCTGTGGTTCCAGCTCCTGCAGGCCTACCTGCTGCATCTCCAGCTGCTGCAGGCCCCGGTGCTGCCAGCCTGTGTgctgccagcccacctgccctCGCCCCACCTGCTGCATCTCTAGCTGCTGCCGCCCCTCCTGCTGTGGGTCCAGCTGTGGGTCCAACTGCTGCAGGCCTGCTTGCTGCATCTCCAGCTGCTGCAGGCCCCG CTGCTGCCTGCGCCCAGTGTGTGGCCGGGTCTCCTGCCACACCACTTGCTATCGCCCCACCTGTGtcatctccacctgcccccgCCCCGTGTGCTGTCCGTCCTCTTGCTGCTGA
- the LOC113878276 gene encoding keratin-associated protein 4-11-like yields MVSSCCGSVCSDQSCGRSLCLETCCRPSCCQTTCCRTTCCRPSCGVCGSTCCRPQCCQPVCCQPTCSRPTCCISSCCRPSCCGSSCGSSCCRPTCCISSCCRPRCCQSVCCQPTCSRISSCCRPSCCGSSCCLRPVCGRVSCHTTCYRPTCVISTCPRPVCCPSSCC; encoded by the exons ATGGTCAGCTCCTGTTGTGGCTCCGTCTGCTCTGACCAGAGCTGTGGCCGAAGTCTCTGCCTGGAGACCTGCTGCCGCCCTAGCTGCTGCCAGACCACCTGCTGCAGGACCACCTGCTGCCGCCCCAGCTGTGGTGT CTGTGGTTCCACCTGCTGCAGGCCCCAGTGCTGCCAGCCTGTGTGCTGCCAGCCCACCTGCTCTCGCCCCACCTGCTGCATCTCTAGCTGCTGCCGCCCCTCCTGCTGTGGGTCCAGCTGTGGTTCCAGCTGCTGCAGGCCTACCTGCTGCATCTCCAGCTGCTGCAGGCCCCGGTGCTGCCAGTCTGTGTGCTGCCAGCCCACCTGCTCCCGCATCTCCAGCTGCTGCCGCCCCTCTTGCTGTGGCTCCAGCTGCTGCCTGCGCCCAGTGTGTGGCCGGGTCTCCTGCCACACCACTTGCTATCGCCCCACCTGTGTTATCTCCACCTGCCCCCGCCCCGTGTGCTGTCCCTCCTCTTGCTGCTGA